The nucleotide sequence GCGATGGTGGTCACTTGTCGCTCTCCTCACCCTGCGCCCCACCACGGCCGCCCAGGAACTCGTCCAGGGCCTCCTTGGTGAAGACCACGTCGTCAGCCACCAGCACGTCGTACGTGTTGAGCTGGCCGGCCTCCAGAAGGTGCACCCGGGGCTCGTTGCGCAGCGAGAGCCAGTTCAGCTCGTCGGTGCGGCTGAGCACCACAAGCACCCGCTTGGCCTCGCTCGCCTTGCGCAGCACGCCGAGCGCCCCCTTGGTCGACGGCGTCTCGCCGGTGACGAAGGTCTCGACGACGTGCACCTGACCGTTGCGGGCCCGGTCCGAGAGGGCGCCACGCAGCGCGGCGGCCTTCATCTTCTTCGGGGTCCGCTGGCTGTAGTCGCGCGGGACCGGCCCGTGCACGACACCACCGCCGGCGAACTGCGGCGCGCGGATCGAACCCTGCCGGGCCCGCCCGGTGCCCTTCTGCTTGTACGGCTTCTTGCCGCCACCGGCGACCTCGCCCCGGGTCTTGACCTTGTGCGTGCCCTGCCGCGCGGCGGCGAGCTGGGCGACCACGACCTGGTGCATCAGCGCGATGTTCGCCTGGGCGTCGAAGATCTCGGCGGGCAGCTCGACGGAGCCGCTCTTGGTCCCCTCGGCGTTCAGCACGTCAACGGTGGTCACA is from Micromonospora sp. WMMD1102 and encodes:
- the rplD gene encoding 50S ribosomal protein L4, producing the protein MTTVDVLNAEGTKSGSVELPAEIFDAQANIALMHQVVVAQLAAARQGTHKVKTRGEVAGGGKKPYKQKGTGRARQGSIRAPQFAGGGVVHGPVPRDYSQRTPKKMKAAALRGALSDRARNGQVHVVETFVTGETPSTKGALGVLRKASEAKRVLVVLSRTDELNWLSLRNEPRVHLLEAGQLNTYDVLVADDVVFTKEALDEFLGGRGGAQGEESDK